Within the Takifugu rubripes chromosome 8, fTakRub1.2, whole genome shotgun sequence genome, the region TCGCAGTTGTCTCTGTATTAAATCCAAGCAGTGTTGACCAAGTGGCGGCTATGGAAAAGTGCTTCCTGGCGCCAAAGTCAGCAGCTTTATTAATGTTCTCCTCCATCAtaatcaagtgtgtgtgaaagttAGCATAGCTGACCCATGAAACGGCACAGCCCTGAAACTGTATCATTGAATAGAATAGTTACTACTATAAAGAAACATGAGCAAAAGATTgttttttcaaatgtgtttattgtgttAATTTAACAAATGACACACACATTAATTGAGGTATTTATATGCGTAGAGGGGCCTAGCACCATTAAGACTTTTATGTAGAAAACATTAGATAATGGCATCTAACTACTCAATATTTACATTATCAATGTTTAATTTCCCCGTGATATAATAAAATGTCTAATCtaatctgcttttgtttttctccttgaCTTACGGCAGCAGAGGACCCTACAGATGAAGACAAAAGCCCAGGCACAGGCTGCAATAACAGCTGAGATTGCAAGAGCCACATCGAGGCTGTAGTATGTATACCAAGGTAGAGTAAAACCTGCTGCCCTCAGATGGGCGGCACCTTTGTTTCTGATGACATACTCTGTCCAGAACACAGCTGTGTCCATGGGCGACATCAGCTGATCACGGTGTAGCTGTGAGAGACGTTGAATGTTGTCACGGTATGAGGGGGTCTCCAGTATGTCCTTTAAAGCTTCCAGGAAGTTTTCTTTTGTGAGAGATTTGGCCTCCACTAATCGGGCTGCCCCTCTCACCTTTAGTCGCTGTAGGTTGTCGAACTGGTCAAACAGGAGAGGAAGGCCCACAACTGGAACACCATGGTAAATGGCCTCGTACATTCCGTTGGTGCCTCCGTGGGCAACAAAAGCACGAGTTTTGGGATGTCCCAAAAGGTCGTTCTGGGGCAGCCACTTTGTGAGCATGGTGTTGTTGCCGAGAAAGGAAGGTTTCTCACCCAAAAACTTCCACACCACCTTCTGAGGGAGCTCCGCGAAGGCAGCGGCAATGGCCTCGGTGACCTCAAGAGGCAGGGCCGACACTAATGTCCCCAGAGACATGACAACCACTCCATGTTCCCCCGAGCTCTGCATAAAAGCTTCCATCTCAGCAGGGAGGGGTTGGGCCTCTTGGCACTGGAAACCACCAATGTATACCACATTAGGCATAGTAGGCCGTGGGAACTCGAAGACAAAATCCACTCTCACCAGCCAGATATCAGCTGCAAGCTGCAAAGACAGCAAGTCTGTCCCAGGAGGGAAGTGCTTCTGGAGCAGCTCTGAGTAGGCAGGATTAATGATAAAGTATTGTTCCACCAAGCTGTGTAGGTAAAGTAACATGTTCTTGATCCTTCCGGGAAAATCCATCTGGTCATGAAGTTCACTGCCTGGCACTGGGACGTAAGAGACGGGAGAGGGGGCAATGGTAAAATGGCTTTCCCCAGTATTAATCCAGCGCACATTGAAAACCATTGGCAGCTTGAGGTAACTACCTAGAACAACCCCTATAGTCAGACCAGGATCAGTCAACATTAAGTCAAACTTGGCATCGGTCAGCTTCTTCATAAACTTGGGATCATCTAACATCGTGGCAGCTGCACTGGCAAGAATTTTATGGCCCTTGTCCAACATCGATGTGATCAAGTGCTGCTGGCAGAAGCTACGCAGAAACTCCCCAGATTGTCGGCACTCCATGACATCTAGCAACAGTTTGTTATAGTATGACATGTCTGTCTTATCCTCCAGCATGGTCACATTGATGGAGCTGAAAATTTCAGATTCACTGGGGATGTACCAGCTCTTGGGAGATCGCAGCACGGTGATACTGTGGCCTCTTGTGTGCAGCTCCCTGAGGAGGATCTCCATGTTTATCCAGTGGCTGCCATCCACGGGCACTACCagaattctgctgctgctgcctagAGTGGGGCCTAGAAGCAAAATGCACAGCCCTGCCAGGAACACAGGGATTATCCTGGACATTTCCTattagaaacaaaaaaaagtttcaaaGTACAGCTCGTACTTTCTATTGTGAATTTCAAAAACATTTGTCTGACTCTAATAAGCCCAATGTATGTGTCTCTGGATGTTGAGGGGGCTTGAGTAACCTGGAGGAAACCCACAGAGACAACATACAAACTCTACAAAGACACTACCCAACTAGCATTCTGCGCAAGTTGTCAAGATTTGTCTTTTTGTGCTAGGTTCTTAtgagaaagatgaggagaagagtAGAATTTGTTCTAATTTCACCCAGTAAATATCAATATCCTGCTACTACTGCAATTTTCAGCttatattttctttctcttttacgATTTCTGCAGGTCAAGTAAAAATAG harbors:
- the LOC115250820 gene encoding UDP-glucuronosyltransferase 2C1-like; translated protein: MSRIIPVFLAGLCILLLGPTLGSSSRILVVPVDGSHWINMEILLRELHTRGHSITVLRSPKSWYIPSESEIFSSINVTMLEDKTDMSYYNKLLLDVMECRQSGEFLRSFCQQHLITSMLDKGHKILASAAATMLDDPKFMKKLTDAKFDLMLTDPGLTIGVVLGSYLKLPMVFNVRWINTGESHFTIAPSPVSYVPVPGSELHDQMDFPGRIKNMLLYLHSLVEQYFIINPAYSELLQKHFPPGTDLLSLQLAADIWLVRVDFVFEFPRPTMPNVVYIGGFQCQEAQPLPAEMEAFMQSSGEHGVVVMSLGTLVSALPLEVTEAIAAAFAELPQKVVWKFLGEKPSFLGNNTMLTKWLPQNDLLGHPKTRAFVAHGGTNGMYEAIYHGVPVVGLPLLFDQFDNLQRLKVRGAARLVEAKSLTKENFLEALKDILETPSYRDNIQRLSQLHRDQLMSPMDTAVFWTEYVIRNKGAAHLRAAGFTLPWYTYYSLDVALAISAVIAACAWAFVFICRVLCCRKSRRKTKAD